In the genome of Xanthomonas hortorum pv. pelargonii, the window GATGCGGCGCAGCCCGGCCTGACGCAGGGCAACCGCCTGACGCGCCAGCAAGGTGCCGTTGGTGGTGAGCGCCAGATCCTCGATGCCGTCGATGGCGGTCAGTCGCGCAACCAAGCTCGGCAGGTCACGGCGCAGCAACGGCTCGCCGCCAGTCAGACGCACCTTGGTGACGCCCACCGAGACGAATGCGCGCACCAGCGTTTCCAGCTGATCGAAGCTCAGCCTTTGCTGCGCGTCGAATCCGTAGTCGTCCGGCACCCGATCGGCTGGCATGCAGTAACCGCAGCGGAAGTTGCAGGCCTCGATGACCGACAGCCGCAAATCGCGCAGCGGCCGGCCATAGCGGTCCTGCATCGGCGCGGCAGTCGGACTCGGCAGCAGCAAGGCGCTCATCAGGGCACCATGGCGGCGGTCGGCTCCGCCAGCTCCAGGTAGTGTCCAGGCACCGCAACACGATGGCCGCGTGCGCGAAGCACGTCGCCGTCGGCATCGCTGGCGTAGTGGTACAGCAGCATGCGGCTCAACAGGTCCTGCGGGTATTCCCGCTCCAAATCGTCCACGCCAGTATGCGACGGGTTGCCGTGAACGCCGCAGTCATGCGCGATGAGCTCGCCGTCATCGGCATAGCGGGCCAGCATTTCCGGGATCGGCCGGGTATCGCCGCTCCACACCAGCGCACCCTTCAGGCGCAGCCCGTAGGCGGTCTCCGGCCAATGGTGGCGCACCGGGAACACTTCCAGCCGCACGCCGTCGTGCCAGAACGCATCGCCGACCGGCACCAGCTGAAACGCATCCCAGAAGTTGGCGCCGCCCTCGGCCAGCACGTTCGGGTAGTCGGCGATCCGCCGCTGCAGCAGCGGCACTACCGGCGCCGGCACGTACAGGCGGGTGCGCCCGCGCCGCTCGGAGAAATAGCTGTCCACGAACACCCGCTCTAGCCCGCCAACATGGTCCAGATGCACATGGGTGATGAAGAACGCCTGCGGCAACTGGCCGTAATGGGCCTGGTACGCAGTCAGCCCCTCGCTGCCGCAGTCGATGGTCAGCCACGGCGCTCCGGCGCGCTCGAGTGTGGCCATCGGCGAGCCAAGCGCCACCGCCGACGCATTGCCGACTCCCTGCACACGCAACGCCCAGTTCATTAGTAGCCCCGGCCCCAGGCCAGTTCGTAGGCGCGATGCAGGCGCTCGCAATCCTTGTCGACATCTTCGCGGCTGCGCGTGCCGCGCAATTTCAACAGCGAGCGATGCAGCCGCGCCAGATTGCGCTCGCGCCAGCGCGTGGCCGGAATGCGCAACACGCCACGGTCGAAATCAATCAACCAGCCGTGCCCACCAGCATCGAACAGAATGTTGTGCGCGTTGAGATCGGCGTGATCCAGGCCGGCGCGATGAAAGCGCGCAATCAACCGCCCGGTCTCTTCCCACGGCGCGCCACGGCCGGCAACCTGCGCGTGATCGGCCAGCGAGCGCACGTTTTCCAGGCGTTCCATCAACAGCGCAGCGCGATAGCCCAATCCTTCGCGCAGGTAGCAGGCCGCCAACGGGCGCGGCACCGGCAACTTGCGGCTGAGCAACTCGCGCATCAGCCGGAATTCGGCGAAGCTGCGTGTGCGCCCTGCCCCTTTCCACAGGTAGTGATCGCGACTCACCCGGGCAGCCATGCCGCCACGCAGATACTGGCGCAACACGCTGCGGCCGAACGGCGCATCCACAAACCACGCCCCGCCACGCCCGCCCTCATCCACCGGCCGCGCCCTGTCGCCCCAGTGTTGCGGCGAAAACAGCGTGGTATCGGCTTGCCGCAGCCGTTCGCGGTCGAACAGAATGGCGCCATAACCGCGGCCTTCGCGGTACGGCGTCAGCGCTTCAGTGGCGTCGAAAGAAACCATCTATCGAGTCTAACAACACCATGGCTTCTACGCCCGCTTCATTATGCCTGCTGCGCCTGTCCGCCCTGGGTGACGTCACCCACGTGGTGCCGCTGGTGCGCACCTTGCAGGCGGGATTTCCAGCAAGCCAGCTGCATTGGATCATCGACAAGGCCGGGCTGAAGTTGCTCGACGGCCTGCCCGGTGTGCAGTTTCATGCCTACGACAAGCGCACCGGCATTGCCGGCATGCGCGCGCTGCGCCAGTCGCTGGCGCCGCTGGACCGCTTCGATGCCTTGCTGCAGATGCAGGTGGCCTTCCGCGCGAATGTGCTGTCGGCATTCGTGCCGGCGCGGCGGCGGATCGGCTACGACCGCAGCCGCTCCAAAGACCTGCACGGCCTGTTCGTCAACGAGCGCATCGCCGACCGCCCCGGCATCCATGTGCTCGACGCCATCGGCAGCTTCGCGCAGCCGCTCGGCTTGACCCAGACCCAGGTGCGCTGGGACCTGCCGGTTCCCGAGGATGCGCAGAGCTGGGCCCGCGCGCAGTGGGAGGACGACGGCCGCCCGGTGCTGATGATCTCGCCCTGCTCCAGCCACGCACGCCGCAACTGGTACCCAGACCGCCACGCGGCGCTGGCCGATCACGCCGCTGCGCAAGGCTGGCGAATCGTGCTGTGCGGTGGCCGCAGCGAGCTTGAACGCAGCACCGCCGATGCCATCGTCGCG includes:
- a CDS encoding 3-deoxy-D-manno-octulosonic acid kinase, producing the protein MVSFDATEALTPYREGRGYGAILFDRERLRQADTTLFSPQHWGDRARPVDEGGRGGAWFVDAPFGRSVLRQYLRGGMAARVSRDHYLWKGAGRTRSFAEFRLMRELLSRKLPVPRPLAACYLREGLGYRAALLMERLENVRSLADHAQVAGRGAPWEETGRLIARFHRAGLDHADLNAHNILFDAGGHGWLIDFDRGVLRIPATRWRERNLARLHRSLLKLRGTRSREDVDKDCERLHRAYELAWGRGY
- a CDS encoding MBL fold metallo-hydrolase, giving the protein MNWALRVQGVGNASAVALGSPMATLERAGAPWLTIDCGSEGLTAYQAHYGQLPQAFFITHVHLDHVGGLERVFVDSYFSERRGRTRLYVPAPVVPLLQRRIADYPNVLAEGGANFWDAFQLVPVGDAFWHDGVRLEVFPVRHHWPETAYGLRLKGALVWSGDTRPIPEMLARYADDGELIAHDCGVHGNPSHTGVDDLEREYPQDLLSRMLLYHYASDADGDVLRARGHRVAVPGHYLELAEPTAAMVP
- a CDS encoding glycosyltransferase family 9 protein, which codes for MASTPASLCLLRLSALGDVTHVVPLVRTLQAGFPASQLHWIIDKAGLKLLDGLPGVQFHAYDKRTGIAGMRALRQSLAPLDRFDALLQMQVAFRANVLSAFVPARRRIGYDRSRSKDLHGLFVNERIADRPGIHVLDAIGSFAQPLGLTQTQVRWDLPVPEDAQSWARAQWEDDGRPVLMISPCSSHARRNWYPDRHAALADHAAAQGWRIVLCGGRSELERSTADAIVAAARTPVLDLVGKDTLKQLPALLARADLVVTPDSGPMHIANAMGTKVLGLHAASNPLRSGPYSDVRYCVDRYDAAARKYLGKPADHLKWGTKIEFDEVMSLITVDDAIAAFERYRTDHPR